A stretch of the Nicotiana tabacum cultivar K326 chromosome 6, ASM71507v2, whole genome shotgun sequence genome encodes the following:
- the LOC107830893 gene encoding uncharacterized protein LOC107830893 has translation MVSLSFSSFMLVLFFIFPAIKVSIAHTDQAKQTFVMVREAENGFAMELARSHQSVEKVLLNTRRMDGRKMLIERRNMKKVEGSIKTEEDSKNSGNNIGSANPIGNSRKNLHHQDQCDNGESLNMMNKDYSGGPGSGSKPRHKPPINNYQPFHGSNP, from the exons ATGGTGTCCTTAAGTTTTAGTTCTTTTATGCTTGTTCTGTTTTTCATTTTCCCAGCCATAAAGGTTTCAATTGCTCATACTGACCAAG CTAAGCAAACCTTTGTTATGGTCCGTGAAGCAGAAAATGGTTTTGCCATGGAACTAGCTAGGAGTCATCAGAGTGTGGAGAAGGTATTACTCAATACTAGAAGAATGGATGGAAGAAAAATGTTGATAGAAAGAAGGAATATGAAGAAAGTGGAAGGTAGCATCAAGACAGAGGAAGATTCAAAGAATTCAG GAAACAACATTGGTTCAGCCAATCCAATTGGTAACTCACGAAAGAACTTACATCATCAGGATCAG TGTGATAATGGTGAGTCTTTGAACATGATGAACAAGGACTATAGTGGAGGTCCAGGATCAGGAAGCAAACCCCGTCACAAACCTCCAATCAACAATTACCAGCCTTTCCACGGATCAAATCCTTGA